In Antarcticibacterium arcticum, the genomic stretch TATATCAAATACTTTCTCCCGGGAAAGTTTCCGTCATACCTCTTATATTTCAGCAAATGCAAAAGGGATTATAATAGGTTTTGGCCTTCCGGTTTATGACCTGGCTATCCAAAGTTTTATAAACAAATAAAATGTCAAAAGCCTATCTTAACTGGAGTAGTGGAAAAGATGCGGCCTATGCTTTATACTTACTTCAGCAGGAAAAAAAGATCAAAGTGGGCAAATTGGTCACCACTATCAATGCTGAAGTAAACAGAATTTCCATGCACGGTGTACGGCTTGCACTTTTGCAAAAACAGGCAGAAAGTCTTCAGCTTCCCCTTCATATTATTTCCCTTGATGGAAATGTATCTATGAATGAGTACAACGCTGTTATGCAAAAGAGTATAGATCTTCTTAAAGCCGAAGGTTTTACGCATAGCATTTTTGGGGATATTTTCCTGGAAGATCTCCGGTCTTACCGCGAAGAACAATTGCATAAAGTGGGTATAAAAGCGGTTTTCCCCTTGTGGAGGATGGATACCGCCCAATTAATGCGGGAATTCATTTCAGCAGGTTTCAAGGCTATTACTGTGTGTGTCAATGCCAAATTGCTTGATGAGTCTTTCTGCGGTAAGATCATAGACCAGCAATTTCTTAAAGATCTACCTTCACATATTGATCCCTGTGGAGAAAATGGGGAATTTCACAGTTTCGTATTTGACGGTCCTAATTTTAAATTTCCGGTGGAATTTGAAAAAGGGGAAATAATTAAAAGATCCTTTGTTCAAAAAGAGAAAAAGGAGGATAACTGTTTTACAAATAAGGAGACTTCCTGGGATACAGAATTTTGGTACTGCGACCTGAT encodes the following:
- a CDS encoding Dph6-related ATP pyrophosphatase, with translation MSKAYLNWSSGKDAAYALYLLQQEKKIKVGKLVTTINAEVNRISMHGVRLALLQKQAESLQLPLHIISLDGNVSMNEYNAVMQKSIDLLKAEGFTHSIFGDIFLEDLRSYREEQLHKVGIKAVFPLWRMDTAQLMREFISAGFKAITVCVNAKLLDESFCGKIIDQQFLKDLPSHIDPCGENGEFHSFVFDGPNFKFPVEFEKGEIIKRSFVQKEKKEDNCFTNKETSWDTEFWYCDLIPK